The following is a genomic window from Benincasa hispida cultivar B227 chromosome 7, ASM972705v1, whole genome shotgun sequence.
atgtgtctatttactttttaccatttaaaaagtttcaaattaaattttcaactcgttgatttatttaatttgtaaatttaagacttcttttaataatattttattttattttttttgtttttattttgaaattatacTTCTAAACAATTATTTGTAtaatccaaatttcatttttagttatCTAGTtaacaatagtttaaaaaactaaaccaaaataTTAACCATTGTATTGATAACATACAAATTACagtaaaaaatagaataaatagacttgatttcaaaacaaaaacaaaaaagaaatggttacaagcttaaactttcaattttttaaacctTGATTTCAAAAGAATTAATAAATATCAATTAGAGCTAAACTAATACTATCCACTAGTaccaacttttttctttttcaaaatgttttcattttttttttctttttttcacatattttttaattgagttTAACAAGCTTAAACTTAAACTTCAggtaatatatgttttttttttaacttggtaatttttattaaacaattaaattgtcttaaaaatacactttttaaaattaaaaataatattaaagcATACTAAATagataaatgttaaaattgaagacaaatactatatcaaaaaaggaattctaatttttttttttttttttttttaaaaaaaaactcacttgTTGATTCGATTGGGCACGTTTTCCGAGGATACAATCACCACAGGAACTTCCTTCAGCATCGAAGATCTCTGCAATAaataagagatttttttttctctttaaaaaaataaataattttaaaagaaaacaaaatcaaataatCATTTTCagtatttatacttttaataaattttaattatgtgaaaccttttaaaataataataataattttcatttgacTACGTTATtcaaaaaaacatataattgaaagactaatacatgataaaaaaaattatgaaaaatattacaACCGGTACCGGTTAACTAATTTCAATAAACATTAATTTTATAGGATTAAGTTAAGATTCATTGAAAAAtcgataatttaatttaaagtttgatcaactaaaaattgaatttaatatctTCTGAAAAAATACCTAAAAATACCTAAgatcaaaatggtttttttgtttaaaaattaaaacaataaaaaataaatgataataaaagaaaataaaaccttGATTTTCTTGAGAAGTTCATATCCAGTCATTCCTGGCATGCAATAATCTGTGAtgatcatatttacctttgacCTCTGcaataattaattcatttttcataaataactcattattaaatattctttttttccttttaaataaaattaaataaataataataaatacttACATTGGAGGATTCTAAGTTGCTGTGTTGATTATGTTCATCCAACAAACCTAAAAACTCCAAAGCACTAAGACCATTTTCTGCCGTTGTTactgtaaaaaataataataataaacaaataaataagattttatttttgttttttaattcgaatttttaattattttgataaatttattttaaaagtattataAAATTGACCACAATTCTCGTTTAGTGATCAATTAGATTTTTGTATCTTCGTTTTTTAAAATGTGCTTtgttttctaaagaaaattacTCGCGTTCATATTTACTAAATAAactttgaattcttaaccaatttcaaaaaataaaatatattttagaagTCTATGATcctatttgataaccatttcgaggttttttttattcaaatttatttcctcctaaattttttcaatgatttgtatctttctaaAATACAAGAGTTGAATTGTTAGTCAActgacaaaaacaaattttaaaatttggtttttttaaaatattggaaaaagtaaaaagaaaaaaagaaaagataagtgGAACAagtatatttaataaaatagtttGCATATTAtgtaaataaacatttgaattctaagtcaattttcaaatataaaaaacaagttttaaaaaattaaagccTCATTTGATagccattttatttttttagttttggtttttaaaaactaagcatACTTCGCTCCAACTTCTTACAATTATTTGTATCTTTGTAATTAGCATTTTtagtaaaattcaaaattctaaaaacaactttttaaaaaatatatatatattgttattaaaaaaaaaaaaaaaaaaaaagcaaataattcagaagtaaaaaaaaaagagtatcaATGTTTGTATACTacctttttagttttcaaaaatttagcTGAGACAACACAAAACGTATATAAAAACAAAGACAtgtttattaaaatcaaataattatgaaagGTACCTTTACAAGAGGAGTTTTTGAGCAACTTTTCAACAAGTTTACGATCAACAAGATTATCATCAACAGCAAGAACATGAGGTTGAAACCCATTTTCAGAGCTCCatttcaaagaagaagaagcctcCATGGATGAAAGCTTTTGAGAAACTtaattaaaaatctaaaaagaataaacaaagaaaatagcaataaaaaaaaaaaaagtggagaaAGACAGTTGAATTTTAGGATAGaaccaaaagaaagaaaagtaagAGAGAGGAGAAGACCAACGAATGGAATTAATGAGTAAGTTGTTGGGTATTTATACATACAATAACCCCTTTTCTAAGGAACCGATTAGGAATTTGATTGTCAATCGAAATGAAAATCAATCATAATCTTATATCATTACGACGGATGTTGTTTACTTGTCAGTGATGAAAATGAGTTGAAATTGtaattagaaatttattatGATCCCGTGTTTTACTCCTCTGcatttaatgaaaatgaaacatgtatgattttcgtgttgttttaaaatcaataactatttgattatttttgtttttaaaaataaagtctattttctcccacttgtttattatgatttacattttttaaataataattaaattcttacctaaattataaaaacaaaaacatgtttttagatattgtttttcttttcttttcttttttttaatagttttcaaaaacttgattttgttttttgaaaacattagtaaaatgtagataacaaaacaagaaatttagaggtgaaaatgaaggtttataagcttaatttttttaaaaaaaaaaccaaataattatcaaactttcaattttatgtttaataagtTCTAGATCTAAAGAAAATCAATGACCTAATAGGcaaaaaggttaaaaatgttTCAGAAACTTATCAACgctttttaaagttcaagaacaGATaaagacacaaaattgaaagttcgtGCACCTGCCAGgcaattttaaaagttcaaaaactaaaattagccacaaacttaaaaatttaggaactaaaCATAGACACATAAATTAACTTCTTCTTTCTTGCTTTAACGACGTATAAAGGTGGAGATTCAAAACTTTGTTCCTTTAGTGAAAAAAACATGTCTTAATCcgttaaaagaaaatggaaaacaaaTACTATTAATATTGGTGGGgctaagactttttttttttttttttagaacaacGTTATCCTTTggtcaaagatatatttttcattctttacGGTAAAAAACATCCACAATCTGCAATAACAAGGACGTAAATATATCATCCTATAATACTAGTTCTCATATGACGAGAGACAAAAAAGGACATCTCGATCCGATCCAATTCGACCCAACTTAATTATATCGTCATGGTTAAGACGTACCAAACATTAAGAGAGTATGATTGTGAGAATCTCTAGAGATCCTTTGTGGTTTAAGATGGAGATTTGATTCAGTATATGAGTCAtatcttaatttattttctagCTATTTATCTCTGAATCCGTACAGAGTTTATGAAGATTTTACTGTTTCTCAATAACATACACAATATATGagaagaggggaaaaaaacGAATATTAATGATTTGGCAGAAGGAAACAGTATTTCACATCATTACTTTATTGCATTTctccttcaattttttttaaataataaaaaaatatttcaatgaccttttaaatttatttttaaaaacagatAAATTATGAaaacttaaatattaaatatacctattctttaaaatttgaggactaaaaaggtaatttttctataaaaaaatattattttcactcTAGATGTATTACAttgtatcaaattaaattataaattttttatttcatcaaaTTAGATCTAAACTTAAATAAGTTTGTAATTATTATTCTTGGTATAATTTTTGTTAATTCACCCACTACATatagtacaaaataatattaagaCTTTCATAAACTCGTTAATTTTACTAAAATAAAGATTTATACCAAAGTAATTTAACCAAAGCACaaattaaacacaaattaaACCCTCAATAACTTTgtcaaagtatatatatatatagtgccATCTTTATTGGTCTTTGGAGTGAGAacttatatttcaaaaaattacaACACTTTTTAAGGTTTAAGGTTAAAGATTGCAACACTTATTTAAGTTTgatgtaattaaataaaattaaaagttttgtacttaaaattgatacaacatGACAAATTTAgggtcaaaattatttttttttttcctagaaAAACACTTTCGGTACTTAAATTTatgaaagtaataatttaatcttaatcttaatctttagtatgtaataatttaactcttgcctattttaaaatttgtaactaTTTATAAATTCCTACTATTCAAAAATCATCTAAATTAGATAACAATTTTCATTGGGTAAAAATTTAGTATTTCTTAAACTCATGTTGGTCTCTAATgaattctattaaattttaatcaacAATATTTTCATGACAGGTTTACCACAAAGTTAAGATACAAAAAACTAAGTTAAAActccatttggtaactatttgattttgaaaattaagcctatttcatccatatttctcacaatgatttgcatctttttttagtacaatggttgaattcttagccaaatttcaaaaacaaaaacaacattttggaagctacttttttttagttctcaaaatttagcttgctttttaaaaactattggtgaaaagtagataacaaatgaagaaatttggaggtgaaagtagtgtccataagtttaattttaaaaaataaacacaaaaaacaaaatggttatcaaacggggcACAAATTACTAGATGTTTCTAatagatttctaaattttcaacttGTTATACAGATAGGTCTCTAAATTTTCGATTTTACGGTATAATTGTTTATTTGAatcttaaaaatgtttaataaatatCTTAACTTTCAATTATGTATTGAATAATATCTAAAATTCAAAGACCATAATTTTAACCCTCTTTGCATTTTTGTTCATAATGGGGAAGGGCACAAGTAATTTGGTGTAATTCATATTGATTTTGGTGATGAATCTAAAAGATTTTGAGAGGAGATTGACTATCgtcaaatatatatgtatgtgtaaTGTGGGGATTACATGTTATATATTTTAGCGTCTGTTTGGGGCTCAATATCCTATGTAGGAAGATGATAGAACTCCTAAATTACTGTTTGagtttattctttatttttttttttttagtttatttcattatattttgggtgtaattttttttccactatatctattttattaagaaatcaTGGTATTTCAATATAGTTTCATGCATCCATTTTTTATCTTCAATCTACAtacattgtttttttctttcagtGTCCTATGATAgagtatattaataatttattatctataaattatgtcattcaagttttcatttttatttgctTAATATATCAATTATTTATCTGTATAACGCCCATTAAAAAACTCACAATATTTCGGATTAAATCTTTGTACAcgatttctctaaaaaaaatataaaaaaatcttcATATACAACATCAATATTCAAAAACTCATTATAAAACCTCAATTGAAAACTCAACTATGAATATATATGAGAAAAGCCTCATTGAAATCCCTAAGGTTTTGTAAATGCCTCACTACAATATTTAACTAACCATTCATAATCCTTTAGTTCtcgatagtttttaaaaattaaatttataaatattactttaaatttataaatattattttccctcgtttatttttattttttgtcttacttttgaagactcttttcaaaattcaagtcaTGATTGGAAATTATCTATATATGTTTAGTattaaaaagtggaaaaaggttttagaaaaaaaattggtttgtcCATCTCTgacttataattaaattttgtatttttaaatgttgatATTTCGTTGACTATTTAcgattaattttaaatcttgactgaggtttttttaaacaataataataaagaattatttaaaagacAATAATTGAATACAAAAAACTGAATTGATACAATAATTGAATATAAGATTTGTTTAAAAATGGTGTTCATACAGGAAAATTCTTTTAATGTACAAAAAACTGAACTAGATATCACTGACATATGATATTTGcacacccaaacacagacatatgaactcagacaaCACAactttacacctcaaacacagacATCAGAACTCCCCAGGCATCAGAATTCCAGACATCCTATATCATCCCAGCGCCCCAAATAGCTCTTTATGCTCTTTTtcatgtgtgtgtttttttaaaaataaatttatgatttcattttattctccattttatgttatttgagaatataataaacaagaatctttcctttttctttataatatgctttttttttt
Proteins encoded in this region:
- the LOC120082068 gene encoding two-component response regulator ARR17-like; protein product: MEASSSLKWSSENGFQPHVLAVDDNLVDRKLVEKLLKNSSCKVTTAENGLSALEFLGLLDEHNQHSNLESSNRSKVNMIITDYCMPGMTGYELLKKIKRSSMLKEVPVVIVSSENVPNRINKCLEEGAEMFMLKPLKQSDVVKLKCQLMN